From a single Solanum dulcamara chromosome 4, daSolDulc1.2, whole genome shotgun sequence genomic region:
- the LOC129885592 gene encoding protein TIC 21, chloroplastic, with amino-acid sequence MQTLLLPAARPGIGSAPFTPPPAGKPWRYRFLRCPNTLISSPSSLPFSPLKTEPFSLPQFRLIIKRNRILASSPVSAPYTSPNDESEKAKLAQVAKRLLNTARYFKRLGTLGFWGQLVCTLVAAVILSFSVVITGKITSPFTFYSTAGGIAAAFISVFWSFGYLRLSERLRKTANEPSKAPPRADVVKSLKNGIVVNLLGMGAAVLGLQATVGLLVAKALTTSTNPYQTLTPGSSPVLALDVFLVQASANTIVSHFLGLAFSLELLRSVTLPSSESVPVPRVA; translated from the exons ATGCAAACTTTACTCTTGCCGGCGGCTCGCCCCGGCATCGGAAGTGCGCCATTTACTCCTCCACCTGCCGGCAAACCGTGGCGGTATAGGTTCCTCCGATGCCCAAATACCCTAATTTCGTCCCCCTCATCATTACCTTTTTCCCCTTTGAAAACAGAGCCTTTTAGTTTGCCTCAATTCAGACTCATCATCAAAAGGAACAGAATCTTGGCTTCTTCTCCTGTTTCTGCACCGTACACTTCCCCAAATGACGAGTCTGAAAAAGCTAAGTTAGCTCAG GTTGCAAAAAGACTACTGAATACTGCAAGGTACTTCAAGAGATTGGGTACTCTAGGGTTTTGGGGACAGCTTGTATGTACACTTGTTGCTGCGGTGATCCTTTCGTTTTCTGTTGTTATTACGGGGAAGATTACATCTCCCTTCACATTCTACTCAACTGCGGGTGGAATTGCAGCTGCTTTCATTTCGGTTTTTTGGTCATTCGGCTATCTTCGTTTGTCTGAAAGGCTTCGGAAGACAGCTAATGAGCCTTCAAAG GCTCCTCCTCGTGCTGATGTTGTGAAAAGCTTGAAAAATGGTATAGTGGTGAACCTTCTGGGAATGGGTGCCGCTGTACTTGGCTTGCAAGCAACTGTAGGTTTATTGGTGGCTAAGGCTCTTACCACATCAACTAATCCTTACCAGACTTTGACTCCTGGGAGCAGCCCTGTGCTTGCTTTGGATGTATTTCTGGTTCAG GCATCAGCAAATACAATCGTTTCACACTTTCTAGGTCTAGCATTCTCATTGGAACTGTTGCGCTCAGTCACCTTACCATCTTCAGAAAGCGTTCCGGTTCCAAGGGTTGCATGA
- the LOC129885593 gene encoding uncharacterized protein LOC129885593, protein MKEEEVNRCQIQEWYPRFKSDSIKTMIHELPESFIEYLMDDHGPFLLPLSIDDDDALPNRIHKPEEEEDFEVSEGSEDESERPSPPPSFPELETMIKESIKSLGGSVFPKLNWSAPKDAAWISSTGNLCCNSFSEVALLLRASDSLIHDLCHVYDSCSDKTVSRPPKFFLALRKWYSSLRPEMEFRCFVRNGILVGVSQREVTGFYPALVEKKDELITIIQRFFIYKVKGNFESESYTFDIYVTNDERVKLLDFNPWGAFTLPLLFTWEELEDKLIQEGDCLEFRLVDSQCGVRPGLKTAVPYDYLDTSPGSGWDEFLKKADEELAQQIRSPLAGA, encoded by the coding sequence ATGAAAGAGGAAGAAGTAAATAGGTGCCAGATTCAGGAGTGGTATCCCAGATTTAAATCTGATTCCATAAAAACAATGATTCATGAGCTACCCGAATCCTTTATAGAGTACCTTATGGATGATCATGGTCCGTTCCTTCTCCCCCTTTccattgatgatgatgatgcacTGCCTAATAGGATCCATAAACCTGAAGAAGAGGAGGACTTTGAAGTGTCTGAAGGCTCAGAAGATGAATCAGAACGACCATCACCTCCTCCTTCTTTCCCGGAACTAGAAACAATGATCAAGGAATCTATAAAGTCCCTTGGAGGTTCTGTCTTCCCTAAGCTTAATTGGAGTGCACCAAAAGATGCTGCATGGATCAGTTCAACTGGGAATCTTTGTTGCAACTCTTTCAGTGAGGTTGCACTTCTACTACGGGCATCGGATTCTCTAATCCATGATCTGTGCCATGTGTATGATTCCTGCAGTGATAAGACTGTCTCAAGGCCCCCAAAGTTTTTCCTTGCACTTCGCAAATGGTACTCATCCCTGCGCCCCGAGATGGAATTCCGCTGCTTTGTACGCAATGGGATCCTCGTGGGGGTCTCTCAGCGCGAGGTGACTGGATTTTATCCTGCTCTTGTTGAGAAGAAAGACGAGTTGATAACAATAATCCAgagattttttatatataaggtGAAGGGAAATTTTGAATCAGAAAGTTAtacttttgatatatatgtCACAAATGATGAACGAGTTAAGCTTTTGGATTTCAATCCTTGGGGCGCATTTACCTTACCTTTGCTTTTCACCTGGGAGGAATTGGAAGATAAATTGATTCAAGAGGGAGATTGCTTGGAGTTTAGACTTGTAGATAGCCAGTGTGGGGTCCGTCCTGGTTTGAAAACTGCAGTTCCTTACGATTACCTGGATACTAGTCCAGGTAGTGGTTGGGATGAGTTTCTCAAAAAGGCTGATGAGGAATTGGCACAACAGATCAGGTCTCCTCTAGCAGGTGCTTGA